One window of the Zea mays cultivar B73 chromosome 3, Zm-B73-REFERENCE-NAM-5.0, whole genome shotgun sequence genome contains the following:
- the LOC100283972 gene encoding lysM domain-containing GPI-anchored protein LYP6, whose amino-acid sequence MAKSRGFVMAAVMVVAVVVAVVSVAPRGAEAKTTIEPCSGSDSCPALLGYTLYADMKVSEVAALFAVDPAALLAANALDFGAPGAAHRILPMGLFVRVPTRCSCADGVRKSVSVRYAARPADTLATVSDVVFAGLASSDQIRNENGLTSADPDAPLDAGQKLAIPLPCVCFNSSDNNLPAVYLSYVVQVGDTVPAIAASYETTVTDVMNVNAMGSPVAAPGDILAIPLPGRST is encoded by the coding sequence ATGGCGAAGTCGCGTGGCTTCGTGATGGCGGCTGtgatggtggtggcggtggtggtggcCGTGGTATCGGTGGCGCCGCGCGGCGCGGAGGCGAAGACGACGATCGAGCCGTGCTCGGGGTCCGACTCCTGCCCGGCGCTGCTGGGTTACACGCTCTACGCCGACATGAAGGTGTCCGAGGTGGCCGCGCTCTTCGCCGTCGACCCGGCGGCGTTGCTGGCCGCCAACGCGCTCGACTTCGGCGCCCCAGGGGCGGCGCACCGCATCCTGCCCATGGGCCTCTTCGTGCGCGTGCCCACCCGCTGCTCCTGCGCCGACGGCGTCCGCAAGTCCGTCTCCGTCCGCTACGCCGCGCGCCCGGCCGACACGCTCGCCACCGTCTCCGACGTCGTCTTTGCGGGGCTCGCCTCCTCCGACCAGATCCGCAACGAGAACGGCCTCACCTCCGCCGACCCCGACGCGCCGCTGGACGCCGGCCAGAAGCTCGCCATTCCGCTGCCATGCGTCTGCTTCAACTCATCCGACAACAACCTCCCCGCGGTGTACCTCTCCTACGTCGTGCAGGTCGGGGACACCGTGCCCGCCATCGCTGCAAGCTACGAGACCACCGTCACGGATGTCATGAATGTCAATGCCATGGGGAGTCCCGTCGCCGCGCCAGGCGACATTCTCGCCATCCCATTGCCAGGTAGGAGTACATGA